Proteins from one Phormidium ambiguum IAM M-71 genomic window:
- a CDS encoding ABC transporter permease, whose protein sequence is MSTQTPSVNPNSNQPVPAKTPNKKVGQRWWEPLTLLGPAGLWLLLLLVLPTFVILELSLVPGIKPGQVVNPSGIANYIQAFQPVYLTVIGRSLFLAFGTTIICLLLGFPVAYWIALLSPKRWRNLLLVAFVLPLWTSSLLRTYAWITILRRSGLLNTILGNIGLPPLDLLYTDTAVLIGMSYGLLPYMVLILYASLEKLDRRLLEAAADLGANPIQTFTKVTIPQTLPGIAAGSLLVFITGLGDFVDPELLGGASSMTVSRLIYNQFLGATQNWGFGSALSMLLIMAVSIAIALLIKFGETTPQR, encoded by the coding sequence GTGTCTACTCAAACTCCTTCCGTAAATCCCAATTCTAACCAGCCTGTTCCTGCCAAAACTCCCAACAAAAAAGTTGGTCAACGGTGGTGGGAACCTTTAACACTACTTGGCCCGGCGGGGTTATGGTTATTACTATTATTAGTATTACCCACTTTCGTAATTTTGGAATTAAGTTTAGTTCCCGGAATTAAACCCGGACAAGTAGTAAATCCTTCGGGAATAGCGAATTATATTCAAGCATTTCAACCAGTATATCTGACAGTAATTGGTCGATCGCTCTTTTTAGCCTTCGGAACCACAATAATTTGTTTACTTCTAGGATTTCCTGTAGCTTATTGGATTGCCTTATTAAGTCCAAAAAGATGGCGAAACTTACTTTTAGTCGCCTTTGTTTTGCCCTTGTGGACTTCTTCATTATTAAGAACTTATGCTTGGATTACCATTTTACGACGCAGTGGACTTTTAAACACAATTCTCGGAAACATCGGGCTTCCCCCATTAGATTTACTTTATACCGATACCGCAGTTCTCATAGGTATGAGTTATGGATTATTACCGTACATGGTATTAATTCTCTATGCCTCTTTAGAAAAATTAGACCGCAGATTATTAGAAGCAGCAGCAGACTTAGGCGCAAATCCAATTCAAACATTTACCAAAGTTACCATACCGCAAACTTTACCTGGAATTGCGGCTGGTTCCTTGCTAGTTTTTATTACTGGATTAGGCGATTTTGTCGATCCAGAATTACTTGGTGGTGCTTCCAGTATGACCGTTTCTCGACTAATTTATAACCAATTTTTAGGCGCAACCCAAAACTGGGGATTTGGCTCTGCTTTGAGTATGTTATTAATTATGGCAGTTAGTATTGCGATCGCACTTTTAATCAAATTTGGCGAAACAACTCCTCAGCGTTAG
- a CDS encoding polyamine ABC transporter substrate-binding protein, translated as MKNLALKRRNFLKTAVAATSGIILSSCGWTLAQVRPATPNKGNSNQLYIYTWSGYTNDELLNKFTELTDVKAVANVFDSNEAMLAKIQAGGGADYSIIYPSDYMVRQMLEMGLLMELDPDRLNGLNNLMPQFQNPEYDPGNRHSIPVSWGTTGLIYNSKKLAKAPEDWEYLWQNKEILSKRMTLMDDVREVMGATLRMLGYSYNSTNRQEVNQAYQKLRELKSAIASFTTDAWKEQILAGDLLIAMGYSADAIEVMEENPDLKYVIPRSGTSLWTDTMVIPKSAPNPEAAYAWISFMLEPSVAALVTETLNFATANNTALKKLPEKITKNPTLFPPESVLTKAERITPVGEFSEVFDNYWTQLRSS; from the coding sequence ATGAAAAACTTGGCTCTAAAACGACGTAATTTTCTGAAAACAGCAGTAGCGGCAACTTCAGGCATAATTCTATCTAGTTGTGGCTGGACGCTAGCCCAAGTCAGACCAGCTACTCCTAATAAAGGCAATTCTAATCAATTATATATTTATACTTGGTCTGGTTATACTAATGATGAATTACTTAATAAATTTACAGAACTTACTGATGTAAAAGCAGTAGCCAATGTGTTTGATTCTAATGAGGCGATGTTAGCTAAAATTCAGGCGGGTGGGGGTGCTGACTATAGCATTATTTACCCTTCTGATTATATGGTTAGACAAATGTTAGAAATGGGTTTATTAATGGAATTAGACCCCGATCGTCTGAATGGTTTAAATAATTTAATGCCCCAATTTCAAAATCCTGAATATGACCCTGGAAACCGTCATAGTATACCTGTTAGTTGGGGAACAACTGGGTTAATTTATAATAGCAAAAAACTCGCCAAAGCACCAGAAGATTGGGAATATTTATGGCAAAATAAAGAGATACTATCTAAACGCATGACTTTAATGGATGACGTGCGAGAAGTGATGGGGGCAACTTTGCGAATGTTGGGTTATTCATATAATTCAACGAATCGTCAAGAAGTAAATCAAGCTTACCAAAAATTGCGAGAATTAAAATCTGCGATCGCATCTTTTACCACTGATGCTTGGAAAGAACAAATCTTAGCTGGAGACTTATTAATCGCAATGGGTTATTCCGCAGATGCGATCGAAGTTATGGAAGAAAACCCCGATTTAAAATATGTCATTCCGCGCAGTGGAACATCCTTATGGACAGACACAATGGTAATTCCCAAAAGCGCACCCAATCCCGAAGCAGCTTATGCTTGGATTAGTTTTATGTTAGAACCTTCTGTAGCTGCCTTAGTCACAGAAACCTTGAACTTTGCCACAGCAAATAATACCGCACTGAAAAAATTACCGGAAAAAATTACCAAAAATCCTACCTTATTTCCGCCAGAATCAGTATTAACGAAAGCTGAAAGAATCACACCAGTTGGTGAATTTAGCGAAGTTTTCGATAACTACTGGACGCAACTTAGAAGCAGCTAA
- a CDS encoding ABC transporter ATP-binding protein codes for MSQIAVQNQDAKYTHNALDVELRKVFKVFNGETAVRGVDLNIHQGEFFSILGPSGCGKTTTLRLIAGFESPSAGEVLIQNQSMTHVPPYRRPVNTVFQSYALFNHLTVWENVAFGLRIKRLNKAAVADRVKGALKLVKMESLANRFPTQLSGGQQQRVALARALVNRPAVLLLDEPLGALDLKLRKEMQVELSNLHQDLGLTFVMVTHDQEEALSLSDRISVMHEGKIEQIGTPSEIYERPQTAFVADFIGDTNLFRGRVLATEGSDLQVLTDSKIKIFVQKQESAPVFQAQDPVVVSVRPEKIKLSFDPPSFKGNCFIGQLKNVMYLGTHVHCLVELDSGDRMTVMQANNFATLPDANQPVYVYWNPHDCLALVNS; via the coding sequence ATGTCTCAAATTGCCGTCCAGAATCAAGATGCTAAATACACTCACAATGCGCTGGATGTTGAACTGCGTAAGGTTTTTAAGGTTTTTAATGGAGAAACTGCCGTTCGTGGGGTTGATTTAAACATCCACCAAGGCGAATTTTTTAGTATTCTTGGCCCTTCTGGGTGCGGTAAAACCACTACTTTACGTTTAATTGCTGGTTTTGAGTCGCCTTCTGCTGGAGAGGTGTTGATTCAAAATCAGTCGATGACTCATGTTCCGCCTTACCGCCGCCCAGTAAATACGGTGTTCCAAAGTTATGCTTTGTTTAATCATTTGACGGTGTGGGAAAATGTGGCTTTTGGGTTACGTATTAAACGTCTCAATAAAGCTGCGGTTGCCGATCGCGTTAAAGGTGCGCTCAAATTAGTCAAAATGGAATCATTAGCTAACCGTTTCCCTACTCAGCTTTCGGGGGGACAGCAACAACGGGTGGCTTTAGCTAGGGCTTTAGTTAATCGTCCCGCTGTGTTGTTGTTAGATGAACCTTTGGGCGCGTTGGATTTGAAATTGCGGAAAGAAATGCAAGTAGAATTATCAAATCTTCACCAAGATTTGGGTTTAACTTTTGTCATGGTGACACACGATCAAGAGGAGGCTTTGAGTCTTTCCGATCGCATTTCCGTAATGCACGAAGGTAAAATCGAACAAATTGGCACTCCTAGCGAAATTTATGAACGTCCCCAAACTGCTTTTGTGGCCGATTTTATTGGGGATACTAATTTGTTTCGTGGACGAGTACTCGCTACTGAAGGTTCGGATTTACAAGTTTTGACTGATAGTAAAATTAAAATCTTTGTCCAAAAACAAGAATCTGCTCCTGTTTTTCAGGCTCAAGATCCAGTAGTCGTGAGCGTGCGACCGGAGAAAATTAAACTAAGTTTTGATCCGCCAAGTTTTAAAGGTAATTGTTTTATTGGACAGTTAAAAAATGTTATGTATTTGGGAACTCATGTTCATTGTTTGGTAGAACTGGATTCTGGCGATCGCATGACGGTGATGCAAGCTAATAATTTTGCTACTTTACCCGATGCAAATCAGCCTGTCTATGTTTACTGGAATCCTCACGATTGTCTGGCTTTAGTTAATAGTTAA